CGGTATCGTCGAGGGCGACAGCGTCCCCAAACGCTTTATTCCGCAACTGGTCGAACTGTATCTGCAGGGGCGTTTTGCCTTCGACAAACTGATCAGGTTCTACGACTTCGAGCAGATCAACCAGGCCGCTGAAGACAGTGAAAAAGGCATCACCCTGAAGCCGGTGCTGCGCATTGGTCAGCTCGACTGACCATCCACTTCAGGCGGTGCCGCCACCGCTCAGCCCGGGCCGGAAGCTGACGCTTTCCTGCCCGGGCATATTGATATCTCCGCTGCGTACGGCTACATACAGCTGCTGAGCCCGCTGTTGCCTGCCGCCCCGTTCGCACAACAGCCGATGCTCCCCTCACAGGTCAACGCGGCCTGCCTGGTTCAATAACAATGATATGTCCCGCTGATAACGGGTCTCCAGGAGCATTCATGAAGGCATTCGATCTGGCCCCTGCGGCTACTCTGGATCACCTCCGCCGTCAGCTGATTCGTGGCGAGCACATTCCCGACGGCATTCTCCCCGCCAGCATTGCCCGTTCCTGGACACGTTCGCGTGATGCCGGTATCCATCCCTGGGAGCCGCGTCTCAGCCGTCCGCTGCATACGGAAGAACGTCGCAGCGACAGTGATCAGCTGCTGTGCGACGTCATGTCCGGCGAGCTGGAACGACTGTGGCAGGCCTTCGGTGGTGATGACTGGACGGTATTCTGTCTGAATCTGCAGGGCGTACTGATCGCCGGGCGTCAGGCCAGCCCCCGAGGCAGTGTGCATGCTCTGCGTCAGGGTGTGCGGGTCCACGAGGCAGACATCGGCACCACCGCTCCCAGCATTACCCTGATCGACGGGCTGCCCATGGTACTGCAGGGTGCTGGTCATTATCTGAAAGAGTTCGAGCGTTTTTACTGTGTGTCCGTGCCCGTTTACGATCATCTGCATCAACTGGTTGGCGCGCTGGATCTGACCGGTATCGGCAAGCGCAATACACCACTGGTCATGGAGCAGTTCCAGCGGGCGGCGCTGTGCATCGAAAATCGTCTGTTTGTCCATCATCTGGCACCCCGTTACCGCCTGCTGAGCCTGCAGCCGGATGCCAGCCAGCTGGGGGCGACCGTACAAGGTCTGCTGGCTGTAGATGATCAGGGCCGCTTACTGCAGGCCAACTCCGCAGCCCGACGTATGCTGGGCTGGCAGAGCAGCAGCCCTCTGCCGGAATCTCATCGGGATGAACTCAGTCAACGCCTGCACAGGCTGCTGCGCACTGATGAACCTGACAGACTGGCCCTGCAGGACGGTTCCCATCTGTATGCCCAGCCCTATCAGCCACTCAGCAACCGACGGCCACGCCACACTGCCAGTCAGCCGGCTGTCCGCACATCCCCGCAGATGAGTGCGCTGCAGTTACCCTGGCAACAGGCCAGCAAGGCCTTCGCGGCAGGTATTCCGGTGCTGCTGCAGGGTGAAACCGGCACCGGCAAGGAAGTGTTTGCCCGCCAGCTGCATGATCAGTGCTGTCCGGATGCGCCATTTATTGCCCTCAACTGCGCGGCGATTCCTGAAAGCCTGATCGAGGCCGAACTGTT
This Pokkaliibacter sp. MBI-7 DNA region includes the following protein-coding sequences:
- a CDS encoding sigma-54-dependent Fis family transcriptional regulator translates to MKAFDLAPAATLDHLRRQLIRGEHIPDGILPASIARSWTRSRDAGIHPWEPRLSRPLHTEERRSDSDQLLCDVMSGELERLWQAFGGDDWTVFCLNLQGVLIAGRQASPRGSVHALRQGVRVHEADIGTTAPSITLIDGLPMVLQGAGHYLKEFERFYCVSVPVYDHLHQLVGALDLTGIGKRNTPLVMEQFQRAALCIENRLFVHHLAPRYRLLSLQPDASQLGATVQGLLAVDDQGRLLQANSAARRMLGWQSSSPLPESHRDELSQRLHRLLRTDEPDRLALQDGSHLYAQPYQPLSNRRPRHTASQPAVRTSPQMSALQLPWQQASKAFAAGIPVLLQGETGTGKEVFARQLHDQCCPDAPFIALNCAAIPESLIEAELFGYEDGSFTGARRGGASGRLEDADGGTLLLDEIGDMPLALQSRLLRVLQERQVTRLGSSQPRPVSFRLISASHCDLPQMLARRLFRADLFYRLSGLTVTLPPLRQRQDFNQILDLLCARYGTDISLTARQLLATQPWPGNIRQLEHCVHLASVLASPAGTIEPQHLPGLQAATPSSPCTAGLLHDNELQLIASVVAMHNGNLAAAARELGISRTTLYKKIRANPHLAERPH